A stretch of the Solanum dulcamara chromosome 6, daSolDulc1.2, whole genome shotgun sequence genome encodes the following:
- the LOC129891205 gene encoding uncharacterized protein LOC129891205 — MVKFEGKVVYSSLANLEKDNAKFQFVEDEVDEDSWGKVPEDSHSGGNNYPHGYPLIECDDVLDRGYGSGNDPYNFVPQSGPPEVNLRNVLSGLVAIVTGQNKGQVSNTVPQLPSSNVSFLGSGTNGDTFLHSSVYIPSAPPLVEPNAFNYSAYKDVLESEPPEWLPDSSTTVCMQCTAPFTAFTRGRHHCRFCGGVFCRTCTKGRCLLPMKFQEKNPQRVCDTCYDRLDPVQGVLINTISNAVQVAKHDVMDWTSTRGWLNLPVGLSMEYEIYKSANTLRTYAQVARLNPERSIPGAVLKGAKGLAILTVAKAGMLLTYKFGSGLVVARRSDGSWSAPSAILSAGFGWGAQIGGELTDFIIVLHDSKAVKTFCSRIHFSLGAGCSAAAGPVGRVVEADLRAGEKGSGICYTYSCSKGAFVGVSLEGNLVTTRMDANLQFYGDPYLTTADILLGTVERPKAGEPLYAALKDLYESFPLRLKGVLND; from the exons ATGGTGAAATTTGAAGGCAAAGTTGTGTATTCTTCGCTTGCTAATTTGGAAAAGGACAATGCTAAatttcaatttgttgaagaCGAAGTTGATGAGGATTCATGGGGCAAAGTCCCAGAGGATTCCCATTCTGGAGGTAACAATTATCCACATGGGTACCCACTGATCGAATGTGATGATGTTTTGGATAGGGGCTATGGTTCTGGTAATGATCCATATAACTTTGTGCCACAAAGTGGTCCTCCTGAGGTCAATTTAAGAAATGTCTTGAGTGGGCTAGTTGCTATTGTTACAGGGCAGAATAAAGGTCAGGTTTCAAATACAGTTCCACAGTTACCTAGTTCTAATGTTTCATTTCTTGGATCTGGTACAAATGGAGATACTTTCTTGCATTCATCAGTTTACATACCAAGTGCTCCACCACTAGTTGAGCCAAATGCATTTAACTACAGTGCTTACAAGGATGTGTTGGAATCTGAGCCTCCAGAGTGGCTTCCAGACAGTTCAACAACTGTTTGTATGCAATGCACTGCGCCTTTCACAGCATTCACTCGTGGAAGACATCATTGTCGGTTTTGTGGAGGAGTTTTTTGTAGGACATGCACAAAAGGGAGGTGCCTGTTGCCCATGAAGTTTCAGGAGAAGAACCCCCAGAGAGTGTGTGATACCTGCTATGATAGGCTTGACCCGGTGCAAGGCGTGCTCATCAACACCATCAGCAATGCTGTGCAGGTTGCAAAGCATGATGTTATGGATTGGACTTCTACAAGAGGTTGGTTGAACCTTCCCGTCGGTTTATCCATGGAGTATGAGATATACAAGTCAGCAAACACATTGAGGACGTATGCACAG GTTGCTCGGTTGAATCCCGAGAGGTCCATACCTGGTGCAGTTTTGAAAGGAGCTAAAGGTCTGGCAATATTAACGGTTGCCAAAGCTGGGATGCTTCTTACTTATAAATTTGGCTCCGGCCTGGTGGTTGCACGAAGGTCTGATGGTTCATGGTCTGCACCATCTGCTATACTATCAGCTGGTTTTGGATGGGGTGCACAG ATTGGAGGTGAGTTGACGGACTTCATTATTGTGCTACATGACTCTAAGGCCGTGAAGACATTTTGCAGCCGTATACATTTTTCTCTTGGTGCTGGTTGCAGCGCTGCAGCTGGCCCAGTTGGGAGAGTTGTGGAGGCAGATCTTCGAGCTGGAGAGAAAGGTTCTGGCATATGCTATACTTACAGTTGTAGTAAAG GTGCATTTGTGGGAGTCTCACTTGAGGGGAATCTCGTCACAACACGGATGGATGCTAATCTCCAATTCTATGGGGATCCTTACCTCACTACAGCTGACATTCTTCTTGGAACTGTAGAAAGACCCAAGGCTGGAGAACCCTTATATGCAGCCCTCAAAGACCTATACGAAAGCTTTCCACTACGATTGAAAGGAGTCCTCAATGATTAA